The genomic DNA CAAGAACAAAGATTTCTCCTCCCTGAGCGATACTAGCCGCTTCGAGCACAAGGCTTACCGCTTCTGGAATCGTCATAAAGTAGCGGATGATTTCGGGATGAGTAACCGTAACAGGCTTGCCCTGTTCAATTTGGCGCTTAAACAGAGGGATTACACTACCGTTACTGCCAAGCACATTACCAAAACGAGTGACAACAAATTCAGTATTACTGTCTTTCTGCATAGACATGAAACGCACAATCATTTCGCAGCAACGTTTAGAGGCTCCCATAACGTTTGTCGGGTTCACGGCCTTGTCGGTACTGATCATCACAAATTTTTTGACGTTATTGAACATGGCAAGGGTGGCCACGTTAAATGTTCCGATAACGTTGTTCTTAATCGCTTCCATCGGGTTGTTTTCCATCAACGGTACATGCTTATGGGCTGCGGCATGGAAAATCACTTCCGGCTGGTAGGTCTTGAAAATCTGGTTCATGCGGAAATAGTCTCGAACGCTAGCGATAAGCGTGACAAGGTTCAAAGACTTTCCGTATTCCATTACAAGTTCCTGCTGGATATCGTAAGCGTTGTTTTCGTAAATATCGACAATGATAATTTGTTTAGGATTGTACTTTGCAATTTGACGAACAAGTTCACTACCGATGCTTCCTCCGCCACCGGTCACCATACAAACTTTATTTTCGATATAGGCGCGAATATCCTTGTTGTCGAACTTGATTGGATCACGTCCAAGCAAGTCTTCGACCTTGATATCACGGATCTGAGTGGCAAAGCTGGTTGAACCGTCTCCGACATTGGATGTATCTAAAATCGAGCCCACAAAAGGAAGAACCTTTACCGGGAGTCCGGTTTTACCGCACAAGTCCATGATGACCTGGCGATCTTTCGGCTGGCAGCTCGGAATTGCAAAAAGGATCTGTTCGATTTCTTCTTGCTTTGCAATTTTGGGAATATCAGTAGTCGAGCCAGCAACGAGTACGCCTTCAAACATTTTGCCGATCTTATGGCGGTCGTCGTCTATGAGACAGATTGGATTAATCTTTGATGCGTTTGATGTGGCAACGCCGTTTTCTGCATCTTTTGCGCTGTTCTTGATTTCGTTGAGCAAAAGCATAGTGGCATTACCGGCACCGATAATCATGGTGCGTTTTTTTATTGCTTCTTTATGTCCGGTATTGACTAAGGAAATAAATGTTCTTCGGAACATGTAGCGGAAAAGGCACACGCCAAAGCTTGCAATAAAAGCATGTACGAGGGCAAACTCCCAATACAGCACGCCCCTCATTAAATAGAAGACAAAATGGGTAACGATAAGTCCTGTAAAAACACCTTTAACGCAGCTCAAAAAATCATAGCGGTTCAAGTAGCGCCACAGCTTGTTGTATGCCCCAAAGAAAAGAAGCGCACTGAAGCACATGATGACGCTTAAAAAGAAAATGGAAAACTGGTCTGTTCTATCAATGGCGTTTGCATAAAGAGGCAATAAAAAATTGGCAAATAGTCCAGCAACAACAACAATAAATGCATCCGCTAACGCCAAAACCCGTTTACGGATACGAAAATTGGAAAACAAGCTAACTACTTTGGACATACCAAATCCCTACAGATTTATTAAAATCTAGTTGCGAAAGCAACATTATGATTATAAAATAGTTACAAAAGACTACCAATGCAAGGTAGAACGCACAAAAGCACCCCTAATTTCGCCAAAAATCAGCTCAAATTCAAAAGAGGCGTGTCTGCCGCCATAGCTGATGGATGGGGAAATCGTGTATTGCAAGGGAGCCTTGTCTATAAATTTTTTCCGCTGAGTCTTATATGGGTCGTTAATATCGCTGCCGTAATCCACCCCTTTCCAGAGCCACTTGTTGTGCAGGCTAAAGAAAAAACTTGATGATGCGTTCCAGAAAAGGCGGCTGTAAAGCGTCCAGTCGATAGCTAGAGAGTTCGGGCCGTTGGGGTTTCCGAGCGGAAGGCCGAGGTGCGCCATTTGTCCCTGAGCGGTGTCGTAATGGCAGTATGTAAACGGTTCTACGCGTGCGATTTCGGCGATTGTTCCGAGTTGCAAGGGCTTGCCTTTAACCTCCATATCTCGAGCGACTTGGACACCAAGCATGGCTGCCCAGCGGTTGTTGCTATAGCGGTTCTGGTAAACGGCGTAAGGCGATTCCATGTCGTCCAGGAAAAATTCACCGTATATACGGGCCATCTTGAATAGCTGGATGTTCATGTCGATGGCTAGAGCCCCGTTATTCACGCGTTCGGAGTAGTTCCCTTTTTCAATAAACAGCGGTGCTATAGGAACGAACAGCCAAGGCTTATTCTCGTTGTAAAGAATTTGAATTTCAGAAATGCCTAGTGTGAAATTCTTGAAGGAGAGCTCGTAACGATGTGCATAGAGGTTGCGGTCGTTCAGGTTGTCTTTGCTGTAGCTCCAGGAATTTACACGGAGATCTGCGTATACACTGTAGATGCGCAACGGACCAAATGTGAGGTCGAGCGAGAGCATATTGTACGGGAGCGCAAACTGGTTGAGCGAAAGATTGTTGTAGTAGCCTGGGCCCCAATGTAAAACATCGCGAGCGAGCTGGAGTCTTGCCCATGCGTAGTTTAGAGCTAAGTGTGCGCGGTAGCGTGAAAAACTGACGTAATCAATTCCGCCGTCACCTTTGTCTTTTTTCTGGACGTCAAAGACTTCGTGGTCGTAGCTTTTGGGTTTCTTGGCGGCATGGCCTTCTGAGTACATTCTTGCATCGAGATCGAAGTCGAGTGAATCGGCAAAACC from Fibrobacter sp. UBA4297 includes the following:
- a CDS encoding nucleoside-diphosphate sugar epimerase/dehydratase, which gives rise to MRGVLYWEFALVHAFIASFGVCLFRYMFRRTFISLVNTGHKEAIKKRTMIIGAGNATMLLLNEIKNSAKDAENGVATSNASKINPICLIDDDRHKIGKMFEGVLVAGSTTDIPKIAKQEEIEQILFAIPSCQPKDRQVIMDLCGKTGLPVKVLPFVGSILDTSNVGDGSTSFATQIRDIKVEDLLGRDPIKFDNKDIRAYIENKVCMVTGGGGSIGSELVRQIAKYNPKQIIIVDIYENNAYDIQQELVMEYGKSLNLVTLIASVRDYFRMNQIFKTYQPEVIFHAAAHKHVPLMENNPMEAIKNNVIGTFNVATLAMFNNVKKFVMISTDKAVNPTNVMGASKRCCEMIVRFMSMQKDSNTEFVVTRFGNVLGSNGSVIPLFKRQIEQGKPVTVTHPEIIRYFMTIPEAVSLVLEAASIAQGGEIFVL